DNA sequence from the Bacteroidota bacterium genome:
TTCGGTTTGCTCTCGGAGATTGATTTAACCAACCGTTGTACAGGCCCGGCACTCGCCGGGTTTGTGCATTACGGGTGTTGACATAGGCGTGAATATGGCAGAGGCAGACAGCGTAACACAAACACTCAAATACAAACGTATCTTACTCAAACTCAGTGGCGAAGCCCTGTTGGGAGATAAGCCTTTCGGCATCGACCATAAAGTATTGAGCAAATACGCAAAAGCAATTCGGGAGGCCGTAGATCTTGGCCTGGAACTCGCCATAGTCATTGGCGGTGGCAATATTTTCAGGGGAATCGACGCAACAGATGGCATGAAGCGGGCCCATGCTGATTATATGGGTATGTTGGCCACGATGATGAACGCAATGGCCCTGCAAGATGCGCTGGAGCAAAACGGATTACGTACCCGTCTACAGTCCAGCATTCATATGCAGGAAATTGCTGAACCCTTCATCCGCCGGCGCGCGATTCGGCACCTCGAAAAGGGCCGTATTGTTATTTTTGGAGGTGGTACCGGGAATCCATACTTTACCACCGATACTGCAGCATCCCTGCGCGCCCTTGAAATTGACGCAGACGTCATCCTCAAAGGCACTCGCGTAGATGGTATTTTTACTGCAGACCCTGAAAAAGACCCATCAGCAACACGCTTTAAAGAAATTGACGGCAGTGAAGTCATCAAAAAAGACTTGCGCGTGATGGACATGACCGCTTTTACGCTCTGCAAAGAATCAAATAAGCCGATTATTGTATTCAATATGAATAAACCCGGCAACCTGGTTCGTGTAGTAAAAGGCGAAGAAATCGGGACGCTTGTCCACTGGAACGGACAAAATTAACGACACCAACTTATTTCGGGATT
Encoded proteins:
- the pyrH gene encoding UMP kinase, encoding MAEADSVTQTLKYKRILLKLSGEALLGDKPFGIDHKVLSKYAKAIREAVDLGLELAIVIGGGNIFRGIDATDGMKRAHADYMGMLATMMNAMALQDALEQNGLRTRLQSSIHMQEIAEPFIRRRAIRHLEKGRIVIFGGGTGNPYFTTDTAASLRALEIDADVILKGTRVDGIFTADPEKDPSATRFKEIDGSEVIKKDLRVMDMTAFTLCKESNKPIIVFNMNKPGNLVRVVKGEEIGTLVHWNGQN